One genomic window of Elaeis guineensis isolate ETL-2024a chromosome 2, EG11, whole genome shotgun sequence includes the following:
- the LOC105053337 gene encoding LOW QUALITY PROTEIN: thioredoxin H1 (The sequence of the model RefSeq protein was modified relative to this genomic sequence to represent the inferred CDS: deleted 2 bases in 1 codon) has translation MAEEGAVIACHTVDEWTQQLQQGNESKKLVVIDFTASWCAPCRMIAPIFAELARKFPGVLFLKVDVDELKSVAQDWAIEAMPTFVFLKEGTIVDKLVGAHKDDLPKKIAAHAQVRAAPHAC, from the exons ATGGCGGAAGAGGGAGCGGTGATCGCTTGCCACACCGTGGACGAATGGACCCAGCAGCTCCAACAAGGCAATGAATCCAAGAAGCTG GTGGTCATCGACTTTACTGCTTCATGGTGTGCACCTTGCCGCATGATTGCCCCAATTTTTGCCGAGCTGGCTAGGAAGTTCCCTGGCGTGCTTTTTCTGAAGGTGGATGTTGATGAGCTCAAG TCGGTTGCCCAGGACTGGGCAATAGAAGCAATGCCAACTTTCGTATTCCTGAAAGAGGGAACTATTGTGGACAAGCTCGTTGGTGCTCACAAAGATGATCTGCCAAAGAAGATC GCTGCACATGCCCAAGTGAGGGCTGCCCCCCATGCTTGCTGA